Proteins encoded together in one Thermococcus barophilus MP window:
- the purF gene encoding amidophosphoribosyltransferase, translated as MKEKCGIFAAKTENASRKAYYALLALQHRGQESAGISVWRNKIRTYKGLGLVAEVFRGHILNKLRSNISIGHVRYSTFGGLNEAHPLEVECCGKRLALVHNGTLTNYLPLRRKYEGEFEFKTSIDSELLGLIFLKNYSETKDEFEAMRMLFNEVKGAYSLAFLFDGKILVARDPLGFRPLAFGIGDGYYFASEDSALRMFDVETRDVKPGEVFVVSDDVENRVLTKKKHAHCVFEFIYFARPDSVIEGRTVYKARVEMGKQLAREDNINADIVIAVPDSGRAAAIGYSMESGIPYEEGLIKNRYIGRTFIMPTQFEREFKVRLKLSPVKEVIKDKRIILIDDSIVRGTTMKRIVAMLKKAGAKEVHVRIASPPIRYPCYMGIDIPTRHELIASWKSVKEIGKEIGADSLRYLSIEGLINAVELDDLCLACLNGIYPEWAFEF; from the coding sequence ATGAAAGAGAAGTGCGGGATATTTGCAGCAAAAACAGAGAATGCAAGTAGAAAAGCATACTATGCACTTCTCGCTTTGCAACACAGGGGTCAGGAAAGTGCAGGAATCAGCGTTTGGAGGAATAAAATAAGAACATACAAGGGGCTGGGTCTTGTAGCTGAAGTTTTTAGGGGGCACATTTTGAATAAGCTGAGATCAAATATCTCTATTGGACATGTAAGATACTCGACTTTTGGTGGATTAAATGAAGCTCATCCCCTTGAAGTTGAATGCTGTGGGAAAAGACTTGCCTTGGTTCATAATGGAACTTTAACTAATTATCTGCCGCTAAGAAGAAAGTATGAAGGTGAATTCGAATTTAAAACAAGTATCGATAGCGAGCTTTTGGGATTAATTTTTCTCAAAAATTATTCAGAGACAAAGGATGAATTCGAAGCCATGAGAATGCTTTTTAATGAAGTCAAAGGAGCGTATTCTTTGGCTTTTCTGTTTGATGGGAAAATCTTAGTTGCCAGAGACCCCTTAGGCTTTAGGCCTTTAGCTTTTGGAATTGGGGATGGATATTATTTTGCCTCTGAAGATTCAGCACTAAGAATGTTTGATGTTGAAACAAGAGATGTAAAGCCAGGGGAAGTTTTTGTTGTCTCAGATGATGTTGAAAATAGGGTTTTAACTAAGAAGAAGCATGCCCACTGTGTTTTTGAGTTTATTTATTTTGCTCGTCCAGACAGCGTTATCGAAGGAAGAACCGTTTACAAAGCAAGGGTTGAAATGGGAAAGCAACTGGCAAGGGAGGATAATATCAATGCTGATATTGTCATAGCCGTCCCAGATTCAGGAAGAGCCGCAGCAATAGGATATTCCATGGAAAGCGGAATCCCATATGAAGAAGGCTTAATAAAGAACAGATACATCGGTAGGACATTCATAATGCCAACTCAGTTTGAAAGGGAGTTTAAAGTTAGGCTCAAGCTTTCTCCAGTTAAGGAAGTCATCAAGGATAAGAGGATAATTTTGATTGATGATTCTATTGTAAGAGGCACCACAATGAAGAGAATTGTTGCAATGCTGAAAAAAGCTGGAGCAAAAGAGGTTCACGTCAGAATAGCATCGCCGCCGATAAGATATCCCTGCTATATGGGAATTGACATACCAACACGACATGAGCTCATAGCCTCATGGAAAAGCGTTAAGGAAATAGGAAAAGAGATTGGGGCAGATTCCTTAAGATATTTGAGCATTGAAGGCTTGATAAATGCCGTTGAACTGGATGATTTATGCTTAGCCTGTTTAAATGGCATTTATCCGGAATGGGCTTTTGAATTTTAA
- the purC gene encoding phosphoribosylaminoimidazolesuccinocarboxamide synthase yields the protein MEVYEGKAKKMIPLDDGKYLMEFKDDATAFDGKKKAQFKGKGWLNAQISAKIFKLLEEHGIKTHFIGIAGDNKLIVEKLEMYPIEVVVRNIVAGSLKRKLPLKEGTELKEPIVELYYKSDELGDPMINYYHAKILGVSEEEIKEMEKIALKVNEVLREYFKEKGILLVDFKLEFGKNAKGEIVLADEISPDTCRFWDAETKKSLDKDVFRFDKGDLISAYEEIYRRIMD from the coding sequence ATGGAGGTTTATGAAGGAAAAGCCAAGAAAATGATCCCTTTGGATGATGGGAAGTATTTGATGGAGTTTAAAGACGATGCAACAGCTTTTGATGGTAAGAAAAAAGCACAGTTCAAAGGAAAAGGTTGGCTAAATGCCCAGATTTCAGCAAAAATATTCAAGCTTTTAGAGGAGCACGGTATTAAGACACACTTCATTGGCATTGCTGGAGACAACAAACTGATTGTGGAAAAATTGGAAATGTACCCAATTGAAGTTGTTGTTAGAAATATTGTTGCTGGTAGCTTAAAGAGGAAGCTTCCATTAAAAGAGGGAACAGAGTTAAAAGAACCAATTGTTGAGCTCTATTATAAAAGTGATGAGCTTGGAGATCCGATGATAAACTATTATCACGCTAAAATTCTTGGAGTTAGCGAGGAAGAAATTAAAGAAATGGAGAAAATTGCACTTAAAGTAAACGAAGTCCTCAGAGAATACTTCAAAGAAAAGGGAATTCTGCTCGTTGACTTTAAGCTTGAATTCGGCAAAAATGCTAAAGGGGAGATAGTTTTAGCCGATGAAATTAGCCCGGATACATGCAGATTTTGGGATGCAGAGACAAAGAAAAGCTTAGATAAAGATGTTTTTCGCTTTGATAAGGGAGACTTGATTTCGGCATATGAGGAGATTTATAGAAGGATAATGGATTAA
- the purM gene encoding phosphoribosylformylglycinamidine cyclo-ligase has protein sequence MLTYAQAGVDERKAQKALRSIISLARKTFRFRRGKIGEPVEDIGHYAALMDFGDFYLAMTTDGVGTKILVAEAVGKFDTIGIDMVAMNVNDLICVGAEPIALVDYLAVRDPNDKIFREIAKGLYEGAKQSGIAIVGGETAVMPDLINGFDLAGTAIGIVGKEKVITGNKIKPGDVVIGIESSGIHSNGLTLARKLLIPKYGLEYEFEGKTLWEHLLEPTRIYVKPILELLEKVEVKGLAHITGGGLLNLKRLTKYGFSLEMPPIRGIFKLIYENGVPLEEMFKVFNMGIGFVVIVSQGEKEETLQILNNYYLSYEIGKVIKKPKIKIENYKIMF, from the coding sequence ATGCTCACATATGCCCAAGCTGGAGTGGATGAGAGAAAAGCACAAAAGGCATTAAGGAGCATCATTTCACTCGCAAGAAAAACCTTCAGGTTCAGAAGGGGAAAGATTGGAGAACCCGTTGAGGATATCGGTCATTATGCCGCGTTAATGGATTTTGGAGATTTCTACTTAGCTATGACCACTGATGGAGTGGGGACAAAAATTCTTGTGGCTGAAGCTGTTGGGAAGTTTGATACAATCGGAATTGATATGGTTGCGATGAATGTGAATGATTTAATCTGTGTTGGTGCTGAGCCCATAGCCTTGGTTGATTACTTAGCTGTGAGGGATCCCAATGATAAAATTTTCAGAGAAATAGCTAAAGGGTTATATGAAGGGGCGAAACAGAGCGGAATTGCAATTGTAGGCGGAGAAACTGCCGTGATGCCCGACTTAATCAATGGATTTGACCTGGCGGGTACTGCTATTGGGATCGTTGGAAAAGAGAAAGTCATCACAGGGAATAAAATCAAACCTGGAGATGTTGTCATCGGCATTGAAAGTTCCGGAATTCACTCTAATGGACTAACCTTAGCGAGAAAGCTTTTAATTCCAAAGTATGGGCTTGAATATGAATTTGAAGGCAAAACGCTGTGGGAGCATTTGCTTGAGCCGACAAGGATTTATGTAAAGCCAATTTTAGAGCTTTTAGAAAAAGTAGAAGTTAAGGGGTTAGCCCACATAACCGGTGGAGGGCTTTTAAACCTAAAGAGGCTCACAAAATATGGGTTTTCCCTTGAAATGCCACCAATTAGAGGAATTTTTAAATTAATCTACGAAAATGGTGTTCCTTTAGAGGAAATGTTTAAGGTTTTTAATATGGGGATTGGTTTTGTTGTGATAGTTTCACAAGGAGAAAAGGAGGAGACATTGCAAATTCTCAACAACTATTATTTGAGCTATGAGATTGGAAAAGTCATTAAAAAACCCAAAATAAAAATTGAAAACTACAAAATCATGTTCTAA
- a CDS encoding AAA family ATPase, protein MLFDPKPKVKREDIFDREEELKKVMDSIKNYPITLILGIRRVGKSSVLRVALNESDAIGIYIDARKLYMNVSGWITKDELKRELESALLNLKPKILKSLQSYFNLAKFSIKGFELSFREKSLADILENLNEFGEDRNKLIVLAFDEAQYLRFYGTKGGREFLALVAHAYDNLPNIHFVLTGSEIGLLHDFLGFENYEALLFGRIYNEITIEPFTREKSIEFLKKGFDEANLKVSEWELKKAVDVLDGIPGWLVEYGFHYLHSNDPQKALEYTMKKARQSILEELKELERRSKRYTLILKAVALGFNRWEKIKEYLETHSGRITNARFSSLLKNLERMSWIKSELKDGKKVYSMTDPVIERVLREL, encoded by the coding sequence ATGCTCTTTGACCCAAAACCCAAAGTAAAAAGAGAGGACATTTTTGATAGAGAAGAAGAGCTGAAAAAGGTGATGGACTCCATTAAAAATTACCCAATAACACTAATTCTTGGAATCAGGAGAGTTGGTAAGTCATCTGTTCTAAGGGTTGCTCTTAACGAGAGCGATGCAATCGGGATTTATATTGACGCAAGAAAACTGTATATGAATGTTAGTGGATGGATAACAAAGGATGAACTTAAACGCGAGCTTGAAAGTGCCTTGTTAAACCTTAAACCAAAAATATTGAAGTCCCTTCAGTCATATTTCAACTTAGCAAAGTTTTCAATAAAAGGTTTTGAGCTTTCTTTCAGAGAAAAGAGCTTAGCTGACATATTGGAAAATCTTAACGAGTTTGGCGAAGACAGAAATAAGCTCATTGTACTTGCTTTTGATGAGGCCCAGTATCTGAGATTCTACGGAACAAAAGGAGGACGGGAATTCTTAGCCTTGGTTGCCCATGCTTATGATAATCTACCAAACATACACTTTGTTCTCACAGGTTCAGAGATTGGTCTCTTACATGATTTTTTGGGTTTTGAAAACTATGAGGCACTCCTTTTTGGTAGGATATACAATGAAATCACGATAGAGCCATTTACAAGAGAAAAATCCATAGAATTCTTAAAAAAGGGTTTTGATGAAGCTAATTTAAAAGTTAGTGAATGGGAATTAAAAAAAGCCGTTGATGTTTTAGATGGAATTCCCGGCTGGTTGGTTGAATATGGATTTCATTATCTTCACTCGAATGATCCTCAAAAGGCATTAGAGTACACTATGAAGAAAGCACGACAAAGCATATTGGAAGAACTTAAAGAACTTGAAAGAAGAAGTAAGAGGTATACACTGATTTTAAAGGCAGTAGCTTTAGGATTCAATCGCTGGGAAAAAATAAAAGAGTATCTTGAGACGCACAGTGGTAGAATAACAAATGCACGCTTTTCTTCATTGCTTAAAAATCTCGAAAGAATGAGCTGGATAAAGAGTGAACTCAAAGACGGAAAAAAGGTTTATTCAATGACTGATCCTGTGATAGAGCGAGTTTTAAGAGAACTCTGA
- the purT gene encoding phosphoribosylglycinamide formyltransferase 2 has product MAEIRDELGTPLTDSAVKILLLGSGELGKEIAIEAQRLGVEVIAVDRYPNAPAMQVAHKSYVGNMKDKDFLWSIVEREKPDAIIPEIEAINLDALFEFEKEGYFVVPNARATWIAMHRERTRETLAKEAKVPTSRYRYATTLDELYDACEKIGYPCHTKAIMSSSGKGSYFVKGPEDVPKAWEEAKKKARGSADKIIVEEHIDFEVEITELAVRHLDENGKVVTTFPKPVGHYQIKGDYHSSWQPAEISEKAERKVYEIAKKITDVLGGLGLFGVEMFVKGDKVWANEVSPRPHDTGMATLASHPTGFSEFGLHVRAVLGLPIPAVEENGIRKFPILTPAATHVILANQEGYAPKFRGLFKALRIPNTTVRLFGKPSAYKGRRLGVALAWDRDVQAAKRKAEQVAHMIELKTRSGEWQSQEFIKEKHLL; this is encoded by the coding sequence ATGGCTGAGATTAGAGACGAATTGGGAACTCCTCTAACGGACTCTGCTGTTAAAATTCTCCTCCTCGGAAGCGGTGAGCTTGGAAAGGAAATAGCCATTGAGGCTCAAAGGCTTGGAGTTGAAGTTATTGCCGTTGATAGATATCCCAATGCTCCAGCCATGCAAGTGGCACACAAAAGCTACGTTGGGAATATGAAGGATAAAGACTTCCTGTGGAGCATCGTTGAGAGAGAAAAGCCTGATGCAATAATTCCAGAGATTGAGGCGATAAACTTAGATGCTCTCTTTGAGTTTGAAAAAGAAGGCTATTTTGTCGTTCCAAATGCAAGAGCGACTTGGATCGCTATGCATAGAGAAAGAACAAGGGAAACACTCGCTAAAGAAGCAAAAGTTCCGACATCAAGATACAGGTATGCTACAACCTTAGATGAACTTTATGATGCATGTGAAAAGATTGGCTATCCCTGCCACACAAAGGCAATAATGAGCTCAAGCGGGAAGGGTTCATATTTTGTCAAAGGGCCGGAAGATGTCCCGAAGGCTTGGGAGGAGGCAAAAAAGAAAGCTCGCGGCAGTGCTGACAAAATTATCGTTGAAGAGCACATAGATTTTGAGGTTGAGATAACAGAATTGGCTGTGAGGCACTTAGATGAAAATGGTAAAGTTGTTACCACTTTTCCAAAGCCCGTGGGGCATTATCAGATTAAAGGGGACTACCACTCAAGCTGGCAGCCTGCCGAAATAAGTGAGAAAGCCGAGAGAAAAGTCTACGAAATTGCAAAGAAAATAACAGACGTTCTTGGAGGCTTAGGTTTATTTGGGGTTGAGATGTTCGTTAAAGGGGACAAGGTATGGGCGAATGAAGTTTCACCAAGGCCTCACGATACTGGAATGGCTACTTTGGCCTCTCATCCGACTGGATTCTCAGAGTTCGGTCTTCATGTTAGAGCGGTTTTAGGCCTGCCAATTCCGGCTGTTGAAGAGAATGGCATTAGAAAGTTTCCAATTTTAACCCCAGCGGCAACTCATGTAATTTTAGCAAATCAAGAGGGTTATGCACCAAAGTTTAGAGGGCTGTTCAAAGCCTTAAGGATTCCGAATACAACTGTGAGATTATTCGGAAAGCCTTCAGCTTACAAAGGAAGGAGATTAGGAGTGGCTTTAGCCTGGGACAGAGATGTGCAGGCTGCAAAGAGAAAGGCAGAGCAAGTTGCTCACATGATTGAGCTGAAAACAAGAAGTGGGGAATGGCAAAGCCAAGAATTCATAAAAGAGAAGCACTTGCTTTAG
- the purE gene encoding 5-(carboxyamino)imidazole ribonucleotide mutase produces the protein MKVLVVMGSKSDSHIAEKVTKVLDEFGIEYDVEVASAHRNPKKVEELAKKDYDVFIAIAGLSAALPGVIASYTTKTVIGVPVSAKLGGLDALLSIAQMPPGVPVAAVGIDNGKNAALLAIQILALKDESLRKKLEEYRERMRS, from the coding sequence ATGAAAGTGCTCGTTGTTATGGGCAGCAAAAGTGACTCTCACATAGCTGAAAAAGTCACAAAAGTGCTGGATGAATTTGGCATTGAATACGACGTTGAAGTTGCCTCAGCTCACAGAAACCCAAAGAAGGTTGAAGAGCTGGCAAAAAAAGACTACGATGTTTTCATAGCAATAGCTGGTTTAAGCGCAGCCTTGCCCGGAGTTATCGCCTCTTACACCACAAAAACTGTCATAGGCGTTCCTGTTTCGGCCAAGCTTGGAGGATTGGATGCTCTTTTGAGCATAGCTCAGATGCCTCCCGGAGTTCCGGTTGCTGCGGTGGGAATAGACAATGGAAAAAATGCAGCTTTGCTCGCAATTCAGATTTTGGCGCTAAAAGATGAAAGCTTAAGGAAAAAACTTGAGGAGTACAGGGAAAGAATGAGAAGCTAA